The following are encoded together in the Cicer arietinum cultivar CDC Frontier isolate Library 1 chromosome 2, Cicar.CDCFrontier_v2.0, whole genome shotgun sequence genome:
- the LOC101491231 gene encoding protein FAR-RED IMPAIRED RESPONSE 1-like, with the protein MDCGTIEDEGIRVDNLDDDDNACCWEPATGMCFSCLEEVKSFYEEYASRKGFGWKIRSSRKGQDGEPCYLILSCSRKGSKVSKISCTLKTLPTKVNNCPAKIVIKLDKDGLWYITKFEPGHTHETSPTKARLFKANKKMNLHVKRTIQINDDAGVRINKTFQSLVKDAGGHENVPFCERDVRNYVNKERRAIGKEGDGKALISYFCQIREQNSDFFYDIDLDDDFHVRNVFWADARSRAAYEYFGDVENNTEIVRNHNESNICIESSIEAIESNTLVGGNTSFLDLLSQFSTTM; encoded by the exons TTGACAACCTTGATGATGATGACAACGCATGTTGTTGGGAGCCTGCAACAGGGATGTGTTTTTCTTGCTTAGAAGAAGTCAAATCATTTTATGAAGAGTATGCTTCGAGAAAGGGTTTTGGGTGGAAGATTAGATCTTCAAGAAAAGGGCAAGATGGGGAGCCCTGCTACTTAATTTTATCATGCTCAAGAAAGGGGTCTAAAGTGTCAAAAATTTCGTGTACGTTAAAAACACTTCCAACTAAGGTAAATAATTGTCCTGCCAAGATTGTTATTAAGTTGGATAAAGATGGATTATGGTACATTACAAAATTTGAACCTGGTCATACTCACGAGACGAGTCCTACAAAGGCAAGGTTGTTCAAAGCTAACAAGAAAATGAATTTGCATGTAAAGAGAACAATACAAATCAATGATGATGCAGGAGTGAGGATCAACAAGACATTTCAATCTCTTGTTAAAGATGCAGGAGGACATGAAAACGTACCATTTTGTGAAAGAGACGTGAGGAATTATGTTAACAAGGAACGACGCGCAATAGGAAAAGAAGGTGATGGAAAAGCCTTGATAAGCTATTTTTGCCAAATTAGGGAACAAAATTCAGATTTCTTCTATGACATAGATTTGGATGATGATTTTCACGTAAGGAATGTGTTTTGGGCTGACGCAAGAAGTAGAGCTGCTTATGAATACTTTGGAGATGTT GAGAACAATACTGAAATAGTGAGAAATCATAATGAAAGTAACATCTGCATAGAATCATCTATTGAAGCTATCGAAAGTAACACATTG GTTGGAGGTAATACATCATTCTTGGATCTTTTGTCACAATTCAGCACAACTAtgtga